The DNA segment ttaggtcATTTCGAACATTCGGATCCGATAGttctttcttttgttgcaaTCGCGTAGACCTATTAATCCACAGACAAAATAAACCATtttcgctcttgctaaatctaaaaaaaagtataaacaaAAGAATTGTAGAGTGTAGATATAATTCAGACGGATAAAAATATCAGATAAAATATATGAATACGGACGAAAagaaaataacaacaataaaagATACTAGAAATCTAACCCGATGGGATGACAGTTTTTTTCGTAGCAGCAATTAAACAtgaataatttggatttatcCAACAGAGATATATGTATAAATTTGTCCTTacggtttatgattttggaaaaaatttgttttttcaaaaagcagagatttcatatttttgtaaAAGGTTACTTTTCAGGTACAAAAGAAACAtaatgtcactaaccaaacacctaaaactctcattttttaaGTGGTAAGGCAAACCGGAGCATGAAAGGAGTAACCAAACACCCCATTAACCTCCACATGAAAAACAATACAATATTAAACCTAACATTTATGAGTTGATGAAATGCAGGTAACCaaagatgaatttttttttattaacataGGATATGTAGATTACGTCTTATTGGATGGACAGAACAGTGAAGGTTGGAGAGTGATGAAAACATGAATTGCATATGAAGAAAACCTTTTCTCGTCATTCGGGTTTGAAATTGCATCAATTGGTAAATGTTATGGTTAACATTACATTATTTTCTACGTAGagactaaatttatactttatctCTTATCTTTTTACTGGTATCCTTGATTCATAGTCTCAACTCAGGCACTAGAATTGAATTATAGTCTTAATATTTGATTTTCGTTTATATTATCTAACAATTTCTGACATGATAACACAATTCACAAAAGAATTGGATTGATAATATAAGATTAATATGATAATTAATTttagataattaatttatttgaccttcaatttttaccaaacaattTGTTTCAGTCCTCATATTTGCAATAATACATTATTAGATCTTTAAGTTTTGTTCTATTTAATAGTTTAGTTCACCCGTCCATTTAAAAAGATAATTTTTCTCTTACTTATtaaaggtaaattacacctataaTACCTaaattttaacctaatttttttattttaaaactttaattttatacttaaaaatactattattttaaatattaaaaacataatttttattttaagttgtgcgcaatgcacttacattaacAATTatcaatattgatttgaatATTTTACCCAATACcaataataaaatcaaattacaaattaataaaatccgatattaaaatgaaaatattggtGTTTGCCTAATTCTCTCAATGATATATAGTCATTAAAAACTTGCACTTCAAATCTTTCGGTCATTTCACTCTATCATCACCTCTCAAGATCGAAtcattatatataatgtatcaaatgaaaaaaatagaagaagtgAGTCAAAACGCATtagtttgaggaaataattgaAATACACGTTTTTAGTAGACAATATATTAAGTAAaacttaatatttttatttaatatgggATACGGTACCAAAATAGTTTTAAGGTTTTTgggaaaatattaatttaatctCAACCtacaaaataacaccatttTATCCTCGACGTTTATGAAATTGTACCAATTTAACCTGGATAACAAAACGTGACACCTAGTTGAGGCTAAAATGGTTTTATTTTGTCGTTGGGACTAAATTGACATTTGTTCAAAAACCTTAAGGCTATTTTGGTAActtatccattttaatattggtTTCATTAACTCGTatttaacttttattattatcgccttataaaatattcacattaatattgacaattattaataaaaaaattcttaaactaaaaatattatacttTCCATTTACAAtagtttaaatattaaaattatatttttactaAAATTAGAACGGAGAGAGGAAAGAGAAAGTGACgagtttaaaaataaattaaaatatataaaagtataatatcaatatttaaaataatagtattttcacttataaaattaaattttgtggtgaagctcttagtctagtggttgagagcttacctatgccttgggaggtcatgggttcaaatCAGCAAATTAATCTTTTAAATGGACGCTGTCAGAACATAATCTGATTGATACTATAACCCAAATTGTCACCTCTATTTTCCTGCAAGAAATCCTGAGAAAGCAGATATCTATGAATGAAATGCATTTGACAACGTCAAGCTTTGCAAGATTTCAAATCACCATTACAACATCGACTGTACTTTCTTGCCTACAATAACTGCAATTACAACGGAAACGAAGGCCGTAAGGGCACCCCGTCTCGAAAGCCAGAATTCAGACCATGTTAAGGGACTGGTAACCTGGCACAATACCTCCTGGAACTTCTCCTCCAAATCCTCTAGCGAACCGGTGTTATCTATGACAATGTCAGCCTTGGACCTTTTCAAATCCAGAGGCATCTGCGCGTTTATCCTGTTCATGGCGTCCTCTTCAATGGTTTGGTCTCTCGCCATGAGCCTCCGGAGCTGTGTTTCAGCATCAACCCAGACAACGATGATCGGCTTTGTCATCTTATCCATCTTGGTTTCGAACAGTAGCGGGATGTCAAGAACAATAACTTTGCATCCCTTCAACCATAACTTTAAGATTTTGTAAAAGATCCCGGAAGAGATGTAAGAAGCCAAAAGCCTGTAAAAATTGCGACAGGTTTCAAATGCAGCTCGCTTTTAATGCATTGCAGAGCATGATTTCGACACGAAAAGCTCAGAAGACTCATGATTATGAACACAAGGTTTGACATTGCAGAATAATTCTAACATGGAACTCGATGAAAACGACACGAAAAGCTCAGAAGATTGGTttgaagtaaacatttaaccaCTGCAATTTTCAATTGATTCGATCTCTATAAGAAGGCCAACTCCATAGGCATGAAAACATTCACAATTTATCGAAAACATACACGATGCAGTAGTCAGTAACACATAACTCAGACACGAAAAACTCAGAAGATTGGTTTGAAGTAAACATTTAATCACTGCAATTTTCAATTGATTGATCTCTATAAGAAGGCCAACTCCATAGGCATGAAAACATTCACAATTTATCCAAAACATACACGATGCAGTAGTCAGTAACACAGAACTCGATGCAAACCACACGATAGACGCAGAAGATTGGTTTGAAGTAAACATTTAATCACTGCAATTTTCAATTGATTCTATCTCTATAAGAACCCCAACTCCATAGGCATGAAAACATTCACAATTTATAGGAAAATACAAGATGCAGTTATCAGTACCCGTTAAGAAGTTGACGTTTTCCGGGATCAGAGAACACTATCTGGCCTAGTTTTGGCCTATCAACTTCCCCATTGGCTTTTAAGATATCCTCTCCAAATGCTGCAACAACCTTCTTATATCCACCAGTGTCTTTCTTCAAAACATCCTGCACAGA comes from the Euphorbia lathyris chromosome 5, ddEupLath1.1, whole genome shotgun sequence genome and includes:
- the LOC136231199 gene encoding dephospho-CoA kinase, with amino-acid sequence MLSAIRPPPICFPLFQHSTSFSDQSHRRRKTRISPPANMRMVGLTGGIASGKSTVSNLFKSHGIPVVDADIVARDVLKKDTGGYKKVVAAFGEDILKANGEVDRPKLGQIVFSDPGKRQLLNGLLASYISSGIFYKILKLWLKGCKVIVLDIPLLFETKMDKMTKPIIVVWVDAETQLRRLMARDQTIEEDAMNRINAQMPLDLKRSKADIVIDNTGSLEDLEEKFQEVLCQVTSPLTWSEFWLSRRGALTAFVSVVIAVIVGKKVQSML